One genomic window of Mucilaginibacter sp. SJ includes the following:
- a CDS encoding RagB/SusD family nutrient uptake outer membrane protein gives MNKILRSISFNAVLMLCFASCQKVSVPVKTELTSDVFPQNTAQYAQAAGPVYVALRGNISVEHFFLQSASTDEVIFPAYGGNWYNGGEYQQLHYHTWTKDHPGASGEWYWTSAIIGLANQAMSILQAAEPEGAAKQQDLSELRMVRALAYFYQMDSFGNVPIVTVYGDYTAHPNKTRTEVFNFIESEIKAALPGLSATTGQTTYGKPTKYMAYALLAKMYLNAEYYTGTKRYDDCIAACDNVINSGAFHLEPRSTYLKMFYPDNGPQTAEFIFAIPFDPSAANSLPFRSQNLHQRYDMPRRLVNKYKVNFSPDAAISTLPSYYANFNDVNDIRNKQWLTGKQYQFDGITPVTYTTTNQSYDQFYKGSDPNGSITYQVELTPNIVLRQDVGTFDVGNDEIGWNMGYHNIKFYPDSTSLNRNMKNDIPIFRYSDILLMKAEAILRGGSVTLGQSALTLVNMLRAERTTSAAWSTVTLENIYAERCREFAWESWHRNDMIRFGKFETSWGFKTDANPNHRIFPIPTSAMQLNKALVQNPGY, from the coding sequence ATGAACAAAATATTGCGAAGCATTAGTTTTAATGCTGTACTCATGTTGTGTTTTGCATCCTGCCAGAAAGTATCTGTGCCGGTCAAAACAGAGTTAACTTCAGACGTCTTTCCTCAAAATACGGCTCAATATGCACAGGCGGCGGGACCCGTGTATGTGGCCTTACGGGGAAACATTTCAGTAGAACATTTTTTCCTGCAGTCAGCCAGCACCGATGAGGTTATTTTTCCTGCCTATGGTGGAAACTGGTATAACGGCGGGGAATACCAGCAACTGCACTATCATACCTGGACTAAAGATCATCCCGGAGCCAGTGGTGAGTGGTATTGGACATCCGCAATCATTGGCCTGGCTAATCAGGCAATGTCTATCCTTCAGGCCGCTGAGCCGGAAGGTGCTGCCAAACAGCAGGATCTTTCGGAATTAAGAATGGTGCGTGCACTTGCTTATTTTTATCAAATGGACAGTTTTGGCAATGTTCCGATAGTTACCGTTTACGGGGATTATACAGCCCATCCCAACAAAACCAGAACCGAAGTTTTTAATTTTATTGAATCAGAAATCAAAGCCGCATTGCCAGGTCTCAGCGCTACTACGGGGCAGACAACCTATGGAAAACCTACAAAATACATGGCTTATGCCCTGCTTGCAAAAATGTACCTCAATGCTGAATATTACACGGGTACGAAGCGATATGACGATTGTATTGCTGCTTGTGACAACGTGATCAATTCCGGAGCCTTTCACCTGGAGCCGCGCAGCACTTATCTGAAAATGTTTTATCCTGATAACGGACCACAAACAGCAGAATTTATCTTTGCTATTCCATTTGACCCTTCGGCTGCAAATTCGCTTCCTTTCAGAAGCCAGAATCTGCATCAGCGTTATGATATGCCAAGGCGATTGGTAAACAAATACAAGGTTAACTTTTCGCCGGATGCCGCGATTAGTACGCTGCCGTCCTATTACGCTAACTTTAACGATGTCAACGATATCCGGAACAAGCAATGGCTAACAGGTAAGCAATATCAATTTGATGGTATAACTCCAGTAACTTATACAACAACAAACCAAAGCTATGATCAGTTTTATAAAGGCAGCGACCCTAATGGCTCCATCACTTACCAGGTTGAGTTGACCCCGAATATCGTTTTAAGACAGGATGTTGGTACGTTCGATGTAGGTAATGATGAGATCGGCTGGAATATGGGCTATCATAACATCAAATTTTACCCGGATTCTACCTCGTTGAACAGAAATATGAAGAACGATATACCTATTTTCAGGTACTCTGATATTCTGTTAATGAAAGCTGAGGCCATCTTGAGAGGAGGTTCAGTTACCCTGGGTCAATCCGCACTTACTTTAGTGAATATGCTACGTGCAGAACGTACAACTTCTGCTGCGTGGAGTACAGTTACGCTGGAAAATATTTATGCGGAACGATGCAGGGAGTTTGCCTGGGAATCATGGCACCGGAACGATATGATCAGGTTCGGTAAATTTGAAACCTCATGGGGTTTTAAAACAGATGCCAACCCCAATCATCGTATCTTCCCGATACCCACTTCTGCTATGCAGCTGAACAAAGCCCTGGTACAAAACCCCGGTTATTGA
- a CDS encoding alpha-N-acetylglucosaminidase has product MTGKSKVFICMLLCGVFGGIISTQAQLHVPSSYALIKRVVPGYAQNFVVQPLPESEARDVFEVEGNKGKIILRGNNGVAVASALYYYLTEYAHCQITWNGTNLNLPSRLPVPAKKIHKTTPYQYRYYLNYCTYSYSMSWWDWKRWEKEIDWMALHGINMPLAITGQEYVWDKVYKGMGFSNKDMQDFFTGPAYFGWFYMGNIDKWDGPLPASWITGHRDLQIKILQRERELGIKPVLPAFTGHVPASFKKHFPNAKLKQTNWNNGFADTYILDSADPLFAEIGEKFIQEQTKVYGTDHLYSADTFNENEPPSNDPKFLSELSARVYDGMKGADPKAVWVMQGWLFFSDRKFWQNEQIKALLNAVPDDHMIVLDLNTDYEPIWKRTEAFYGKPWIWNMLHNYGGNNSLFGRIEAVATQPAQALNDPKSGKMVGIGLTMEAIEQTPVLYELMTQHTWQNKSIDLDQWLPEYLFNRYGVKSKVALDAWQTLRTTVFNGKDIRDGAESIITGRPTLDSAAIWTRTRLNYNRKDLLPAWDKMIAAIPACKQSSGFNYDLVDVTRQVLANYGRPLQLKWIKAYHDKDDKAFGRYTAEYIGLIADMDKLLATRKDFMLGPWIADARSWGTNPSEKALYEKNARNLITLWGDADSPLHEYSCRQWSGLLNDFYKVRWQKFFELLKGSIETGKEPDFKLFDKSISNWEWQWINSSKTYPVVPAGNSTVVAQQLYEKYRTIMGNDLK; this is encoded by the coding sequence ATGACAGGTAAATCAAAGGTTTTCATTTGCATGCTGCTGTGCGGTGTTTTCGGTGGAATAATCAGCACTCAGGCGCAGTTGCATGTACCATCTTCTTATGCTTTAATTAAACGGGTTGTGCCAGGTTATGCGCAAAATTTTGTTGTTCAGCCACTTCCTGAAAGCGAGGCCCGTGACGTTTTTGAAGTAGAAGGGAATAAGGGTAAAATTATATTAAGGGGCAATAATGGTGTTGCGGTGGCATCAGCTTTATATTATTACCTCACCGAATATGCGCATTGCCAGATCACATGGAACGGAACCAATCTTAATTTGCCATCACGCTTGCCTGTACCAGCCAAAAAGATCCATAAAACTACCCCTTACCAATATCGGTATTACCTTAACTATTGCACCTATAGCTATAGCATGAGCTGGTGGGACTGGAAACGATGGGAAAAAGAAATAGACTGGATGGCGCTACACGGCATTAATATGCCGCTGGCCATAACTGGGCAGGAGTACGTGTGGGATAAAGTTTATAAAGGCATGGGCTTTAGCAATAAAGATATGCAGGACTTTTTTACCGGTCCTGCATATTTTGGCTGGTTTTATATGGGTAATATAGACAAATGGGACGGTCCGCTGCCTGCAAGCTGGATAACCGGTCACCGGGATTTGCAGATCAAAATATTGCAGCGCGAGCGCGAACTGGGTATCAAACCTGTGCTGCCCGCATTTACAGGGCATGTGCCGGCATCGTTTAAAAAACATTTCCCTAATGCTAAACTGAAGCAAACCAACTGGAACAACGGCTTCGCTGATACTTATATCCTGGATTCGGCAGATCCTTTATTTGCCGAGATTGGCGAAAAATTTATACAGGAACAAACCAAAGTTTACGGTACTGACCATTTATATTCTGCCGATACTTTTAACGAGAACGAACCGCCTTCTAACGATCCTAAATTTCTTTCGGAACTAAGCGCGCGGGTTTATGATGGCATGAAAGGGGCCGATCCGAAAGCTGTTTGGGTAATGCAAGGCTGGTTGTTTTTCAGTGATCGTAAATTTTGGCAAAACGAGCAGATCAAAGCATTGCTGAATGCCGTGCCTGATGATCATATGATTGTGCTTGACCTTAATACTGATTATGAACCGATATGGAAGCGGACCGAAGCGTTTTATGGCAAACCCTGGATCTGGAACATGCTGCATAACTACGGCGGTAACAATAGTTTGTTTGGCAGGATAGAGGCGGTAGCCACGCAGCCGGCACAGGCCCTTAATGATCCAAAGTCGGGGAAAATGGTTGGTATCGGCTTAACCATGGAGGCTATTGAACAAACCCCTGTGCTTTATGAATTAATGACGCAACATACCTGGCAAAACAAATCCATTGATCTTGATCAATGGCTGCCGGAGTATTTATTTAACCGCTATGGTGTAAAGAGCAAGGTTGCACTTGATGCCTGGCAAACACTCAGGACTACCGTTTTTAATGGCAAGGATATCCGTGACGGTGCCGAATCGATCATCACCGGCCGGCCAACGCTTGATTCGGCAGCGATATGGACACGTACCCGCTTAAACTATAATCGGAAGGACTTGCTGCCTGCCTGGGATAAAATGATAGCCGCCATCCCTGCATGTAAACAAAGCAGCGGTTTTAATTATGACCTGGTTGATGTAACCCGGCAAGTGCTGGCTAACTATGGCCGACCGCTCCAGTTAAAATGGATCAAGGCATACCACGATAAAGATGACAAGGCTTTTGGCAGGTATACTGCTGAATATATTGGCCTGATAGCCGATATGGATAAGCTGCTGGCTACCCGCAAAGATTTTATGCTTGGCCCCTGGATAGCCGATGCCCGCAGCTGGGGAACTAATCCAAGCGAAAAAGCCCTTTATGAAAAAAATGCCCGCAACCTGATAACACTTTGGGGCGACGCCGATAGTCCGCTGCACGAATACTCCTGCCGGCAATGGAGCGGTTTGCTCAATGATTTTTACAAGGTACGCTGGCAAAAATTCTTTGAGTTACTAAAAGGATCAATAGAAACTGGAAAAGAACCCGACTTTAAGCTATTTGATAAATCAATAAGCAACTGGGAATGGCAATGGATTAATTCATCCAAAACTTATCCTGTTGTTCCTGCCGGCAACAGCACAGTTGTTGCGCAACAGTTATATGAAAAATACAGAACAATAATGGGTAACGATCTTAAATAA
- a CDS encoding acyltransferase family protein codes for MDTSTAKPGNTVTKPARLLSLDALRGFDMFWIMSGEGVVHALAKATGWPLMVWMSGQLHHTEWNGITFYDMIFPLFLFIAGVSMPYSMGGKAGKHGVAYPHLLPSTAKREIYGSMIRRTIILLFLGMVVNGLFKFNGLENTRFASVLGRIGLAWFFAGVIYLNFNIRGQVLWFGILLLGYWAAMELIPVPGYGAGVLTMNGSLESYIDRLLLPGRLHDKVHDPEGILSTIPAIGTAILGIFTGQFLKFESVKWPMWKKGVGLLAVGILLIGLGLLWNIAFPINKRLWTSSFVLFVGGWSLVFLSVFYLVIDVAGYKKWAFPFVLIGVNSIVIYLAAEGMVDFQHTANFFFGGIIGHLAQSWQPIWAAISVVFVQLALLYFLYRNKIFLKI; via the coding sequence ATGGATACATCAACAGCTAAACCTGGAAATACTGTTACTAAGCCGGCAAGGTTATTATCGTTAGATGCCCTTCGTGGTTTTGATATGTTTTGGATCATGAGCGGGGAAGGGGTAGTGCATGCACTTGCTAAGGCCACCGGCTGGCCGCTCATGGTGTGGATGTCTGGACAATTACATCATACCGAGTGGAACGGGATCACCTTTTATGATATGATCTTTCCTTTGTTTTTGTTTATTGCAGGTGTTTCCATGCCTTATTCAATGGGCGGCAAAGCCGGTAAACATGGGGTTGCTTACCCACACCTGTTACCATCTACTGCAAAGCGGGAGATTTACGGCTCCATGATCAGGCGTACCATTATCCTGCTTTTTTTAGGGATGGTTGTTAACGGTTTGTTTAAGTTTAATGGTTTGGAGAATACCCGGTTTGCAAGCGTACTGGGACGTATCGGCCTTGCTTGGTTCTTTGCGGGTGTCATCTATCTTAATTTTAATATCCGGGGACAGGTTTTATGGTTCGGTATTCTGTTGCTGGGCTATTGGGCTGCTATGGAACTGATTCCGGTGCCCGGTTATGGGGCTGGGGTTTTAACCATGAACGGTAGCCTGGAATCCTATATCGACCGTTTATTGCTCCCGGGCAGGCTACATGATAAAGTGCATGATCCCGAGGGTATATTGTCCACTATTCCGGCTATTGGTACCGCTATACTGGGCATTTTTACAGGCCAGTTCCTGAAGTTTGAATCTGTAAAATGGCCAATGTGGAAAAAGGGTGTTGGGCTATTAGCAGTAGGTATTTTACTTATTGGCTTAGGTTTGCTGTGGAATATTGCTTTCCCTATTAATAAACGTTTATGGACGAGCTCGTTTGTATTGTTTGTAGGCGGATGGAGCCTGGTTTTCCTTTCGGTATTTTACCTGGTGATAGATGTTGCCGGGTACAAAAAATGGGCGTTCCCTTTTGTGCTGATCGGGGTAAACTCCATAGTGATCTATCTGGCAGCTGAAGGGATGGTTGATTTTCAGCACACAGCCAATTTTTTCTTCGGGGGAATTATCGGTCATCTTGCTCAAAGCTGGCAACCGATTTGGGCGGCTATTTCCGTTGTTTTTGTGCAGCTTGCCTTGTTGTACTTTTTATACAGGAATAAGATCTTCCTGAAGATATAA